The Actinomadura sp. WMMB 499 genome includes a window with the following:
- a CDS encoding penicillin-binding transpeptidase domain-containing protein codes for MSKTNRGRTRPVRRAISLAGCGVLVASLTTGCFAERSAMPAVRDFLIAWSVGNYEAAAGNTVGADEKQVADALGKVSSQLDAASLRLSIGVEGADPGAEAIVKDGETAQASFSVKVDLGENGKPWDYKGHMDLKRVGGRWKVVWSPSIINPKLQQGQRLAVTSEVPERALITDTNGNSLLNPVQAYQVGVTPGRLKDPKKTLDALAKATEMDGGRRLDAERLRGRVLSAPPQEFLPLMTLQTSLHTPLIQRLHGGIPGLQFVQVTLPIAPKAAPELVGTLGPATSDRLQEVGAPYQPGDTIGVSGLQLLMQRRLAGTPTVSVVAQDPNGQRTSPLETWRGEQPQEVRTTLDPGVQVAADTALNNLQFPASLVAVRPSTGEVLAVSNHGTGGENRAFEGHYPPGMTFGIVSTGALFSGGGVSPTTESTCPGQANVGGKDFSTRGYRDGELSDHLALSCKTTLAQLSGKIDGKTLLAEAARFGIGQNWGLEVPAFTGSIPEPRNPGELAATMTGEGGVEVSPLSMALVAAAAQSGTWRPPYVIKPESVTNPEQRAAPQILPPQSVADIKTVLKNSAENGTAQSAHVDGDVVGATSFTRYDQDGKPKNVSWFVGSRGDVAVAVAVEGQTNAAAVAGAFFGRL; via the coding sequence GTGTCGAAGACCAATCGAGGCCGGACGCGCCCCGTCCGGCGGGCGATCTCGCTGGCCGGCTGCGGCGTGCTCGTCGCGTCCCTGACCACCGGCTGCTTCGCCGAGCGCTCCGCGATGCCCGCCGTCCGCGACTTCCTGATCGCGTGGTCGGTCGGCAACTACGAGGCCGCCGCGGGCAACACCGTCGGCGCCGATGAGAAGCAGGTCGCGGACGCCCTCGGCAAGGTGAGCTCGCAGCTGGACGCCGCGTCCCTGCGGCTCTCGATCGGCGTGGAGGGCGCCGACCCCGGTGCCGAGGCGATCGTCAAGGACGGCGAGACCGCGCAGGCCTCGTTCTCCGTGAAGGTCGACCTGGGCGAGAACGGGAAGCCCTGGGACTACAAGGGCCACATGGACCTCAAACGGGTCGGCGGCCGGTGGAAGGTCGTCTGGAGCCCGTCGATCATCAACCCGAAGCTGCAGCAGGGCCAGCGGCTCGCGGTGACCAGCGAGGTCCCCGAGCGCGCGCTGATCACCGACACCAACGGCAACTCGCTGCTGAACCCCGTCCAGGCGTACCAGGTCGGGGTCACGCCGGGGCGGCTCAAGGACCCGAAGAAGACCCTGGACGCGCTCGCGAAGGCGACCGAGATGGACGGCGGCCGCCGCCTCGACGCCGAACGCCTCCGCGGTCGCGTCCTGTCGGCGCCGCCGCAGGAGTTCCTGCCCCTGATGACCCTGCAGACCAGCCTGCACACCCCGCTGATCCAGCGGCTCCACGGCGGCATCCCCGGCCTGCAGTTCGTCCAGGTCACCCTGCCGATCGCGCCGAAGGCCGCCCCCGAGCTCGTCGGCACCCTCGGGCCCGCGACGTCCGACCGCCTCCAGGAGGTCGGCGCCCCCTACCAGCCCGGCGACACCATCGGCGTCAGCGGCCTCCAGCTGCTCATGCAGCGCCGCCTGGCCGGCACCCCGACCGTCAGCGTCGTCGCGCAGGACCCGAACGGGCAGCGCACCTCGCCGCTGGAGACCTGGCGCGGCGAGCAGCCGCAGGAGGTCCGGACGACGCTCGACCCGGGCGTCCAGGTCGCCGCCGACACGGCCCTGAACAACCTGCAGTTCCCGGCGTCCCTCGTGGCCGTCCGGCCCAGCACCGGCGAGGTGCTCGCGGTCTCCAACCACGGCACCGGGGGCGAGAACCGCGCGTTCGAGGGCCACTACCCGCCCGGCATGACGTTCGGGATCGTCTCCACCGGGGCGCTGTTCTCCGGGGGCGGCGTCTCCCCGACCACCGAGTCGACCTGCCCCGGGCAGGCGAACGTCGGCGGCAAGGACTTCAGCACGCGGGGATACCGGGACGGCGAACTCAGCGACCACCTCGCCCTGTCCTGCAAGACCACCCTCGCGCAGCTCAGCGGCAAGATCGACGGCAAGACCCTGCTGGCCGAGGCCGCCCGCTTCGGCATCGGGCAGAACTGGGGCCTGGAGGTGCCCGCGTTCACCGGCTCGATCCCGGAGCCCCGCAACCCCGGCGAGCTGGCCGCCACCATGACCGGTGAGGGCGGCGTCGAGGTCAGCCCTCTCTCGATGGCCCTGGTCGCCGCCGCCGCGCAGAGCGGCACCTGGCGGCCCCCGTACGTCATCAAGCCCGAGTCGGTGACCAACCCCGAGCAGCGCGCGGCCCCCCAGATCCTCCCGCCCCAGTCGGTCGCCGACATCAAGACCGTCCTGAAGAACAGCGCGGAGAACGGCACGGCCCAGAGCGCCCACGTCGACGGCGACGTCGTCGGCGCCACCTCCTTCACCAGGTACGACCAGGACGGGAAGCCCAAGAACGTCTCGTGGTTCGTCGGCTCCAGGGGCGACGTCGCCGTCGCCGTCGCCGTCGAGGGCCAAACCAACGCCGCCGCGGTCGCCGGAGCCTTCTTCGGTCGACTTTGA
- a CDS encoding dihydrofolate reductase family protein translates to MGTVIMHNVASVDGFIADAHDDVGPLHEWYFSGDTPITGGGDRRYDHSGTGTGFKVSRASAEYVRSMWESIGTIVMGRTLFDLVNGWEGQPPAGDHVVVVSHRPKPEGWHPEASYHFVDDVTTAIDKARELAGQRIVAVNAGDVGGQILAAGLVDEVAMDVVPVVFGAGKRYFGSIDGQLLLEDPHVVIQGDRVLHLKFKVRR, encoded by the coding sequence GTGGGCACAGTGATCATGCACAACGTGGCGTCGGTGGACGGCTTCATCGCCGACGCGCACGACGACGTCGGGCCGCTCCACGAGTGGTACTTCAGCGGGGACACCCCGATCACCGGAGGCGGCGACCGGCGGTACGACCATTCCGGGACCGGAACCGGCTTCAAGGTCTCACGTGCATCGGCGGAGTACGTCCGGTCGATGTGGGAGTCGATCGGCACGATCGTGATGGGCCGCACCCTGTTCGACCTGGTGAACGGCTGGGAGGGGCAACCGCCCGCGGGCGACCACGTGGTCGTGGTGTCCCACCGGCCGAAGCCCGAAGGCTGGCACCCCGAGGCCTCGTACCATTTCGTCGACGACGTGACGACCGCGATCGACAAGGCCCGGGAACTCGCCGGGCAGCGGATCGTCGCCGTGAACGCCGGCGACGTGGGCGGCCAGATCCTCGCGGCCGGGCTTGTCGACGAGGTCGCGATGGATGTGGTGCCGGTGGTGTTCGGGGCGGGCAAACGCTACTTCGGCAGCATTGACGGGCAGCTTCTACTGGAGGACCCCCACGTGGTCATCCAGGGAGACCGGGTACTGCACCTGAAATTCAAGGTCCGCCGCTAG